The following coding sequences lie in one Methylotenera versatilis 301 genomic window:
- a CDS encoding VIT1/CCC1 transporter family protein, with translation MRHSEFHRSHHIGWLRAAVLGANDGIISTSSLIIGIATAHATHHNILLTGMAGLVSGSMAMAAGEYVSVSSQADTETADLARERDELATQPEHELEELTGIYMQRGLTHELAKQVATQLTAKDALAAHARDELGIIEAMNARPIQAALASAGTFAVGAALPLLIAFFAAEANIVPFVAVTSLAFLALLGGLAAKVGGANIWIGTGRVAFWGALAMAATAGVGSLFGVAVA, from the coding sequence TTGAGACACTCTGAATTTCATCGCTCACATCATATCGGCTGGCTACGGGCAGCTGTTTTAGGCGCAAATGACGGCATTATTTCAACGTCAAGCTTGATTATTGGTATTGCGACCGCGCATGCCACTCACCATAATATTCTACTCACAGGCATGGCTGGCTTGGTTTCCGGCTCTATGGCGATGGCTGCGGGTGAATATGTTTCAGTGAGTTCTCAGGCAGACACTGAAACAGCAGATTTAGCACGCGAGCGTGATGAACTTGCGACCCAACCTGAACATGAGCTAGAAGAGCTGACGGGTATTTACATGCAGCGTGGCTTAACACATGAACTTGCCAAGCAAGTAGCGACACAGCTTACGGCAAAGGATGCGCTTGCGGCACACGCTAGAGACGAACTAGGAATTATAGAAGCGATGAATGCACGCCCGATACAAGCGGCATTGGCATCAGCTGGAACATTTGCAGTGGGGGCAGCATTACCTTTACTCATTGCGTTTTTTGCAGCTGAAGCCAATATCGTGCCTTTTGTAGCAGTAACATCGCTGGCATTTCTGGCTTTACTGGGTGGTTTAGCGGCAAAAGTTGGCGGCGCAAATATTTGGATTGGTACAGGACGTGTTGCATTCTGGGGCGCATTAGCAATGGCAGCTACGGCCGGTGTAGGAAGCCTGTTTGGTGTTGCTGTCGCTTAA
- a CDS encoding phosphoglycerate kinase has protein sequence MNVIKMTDLDLNGKRVLIRADLNVPVADGKVTSDARITASMATIEYALKAGAKVMVTSHLGRPEECVYSEENSLKPVVDVISAKLGKPVRLVKDWVDGGFEVAAGELVVLENCRFNKGEKKSTDELSQKYAKLCDVFVMDAFGTAHRAEASTHGVAKFAPVAAAGILLVNELDALTKALLSPARPMVAIVGGSKVSTKLTVLESLSEKVDQMVVGGGIANTFLKAAGNEVGKSLCEDDLVPVARTLMDKMNQRGAAVPIAVDVVCGKKFDANEPAIKKDVADVATDDMIFDIGAKSANEIADIIKNAGTVVWNGPVGVFEFDQFGEGTKTIAHAIANTKAFTLAGGGDTIAAIQKYGIEDKVDYISTAGGAFLEFLEGKKLPAVEILEQRASA, from the coding sequence ATGAATGTAATTAAAATGACGGATTTAGATTTGAATGGAAAGCGCGTATTGATACGTGCAGATTTGAATGTACCAGTCGCTGATGGCAAAGTTACCTCTGACGCACGTATTACTGCATCGATGGCAACGATTGAATATGCACTTAAAGCTGGCGCAAAGGTAATGGTGACCTCACATTTAGGTCGTCCTGAAGAATGTGTTTACTCAGAAGAGAATTCATTGAAACCAGTGGTTGATGTGATTTCAGCTAAATTAGGTAAACCTGTGCGCTTAGTTAAAGATTGGGTAGATGGTGGCTTTGAAGTTGCTGCTGGCGAGTTGGTTGTATTAGAAAACTGCAGATTCAATAAAGGTGAGAAAAAAAGCACCGACGAATTGTCACAAAAATATGCCAAACTTTGTGATGTATTTGTCATGGATGCATTCGGCACTGCGCATCGTGCCGAAGCCTCAACGCATGGTGTGGCGAAGTTCGCACCAGTGGCCGCGGCCGGTATTTTATTGGTGAATGAGTTAGATGCCTTAACAAAAGCACTGCTCAGTCCAGCGCGCCCTATGGTGGCGATTGTTGGTGGTAGCAAAGTTTCCACTAAATTGACTGTGCTTGAAAGTTTGTCAGAAAAAGTTGATCAAATGGTAGTAGGTGGCGGTATCGCTAATACCTTCCTGAAAGCCGCTGGCAATGAAGTAGGAAAATCACTTTGTGAAGATGATTTAGTGCCAGTGGCTCGCACCTTAATGGACAAAATGAACCAAAGAGGAGCGGCAGTGCCTATTGCAGTAGATGTAGTCTGCGGTAAGAAATTTGATGCAAACGAGCCAGCAATCAAGAAAGACGTGGCTGATGTGGCTACAGATGATATGATTTTTGATATTGGCGCGAAATCTGCTAATGAAATAGCGGATATCATTAAAAATGCCGGTACGGTGGTTTGGAATGGTCCAGTAGGTGTTTTTGAATTTGACCAATTTGGTGAAGGTACAAAAACGATTGCTCATGCCATTGCGAACACTAAAGCCTTTACCTTGGCTGGTGGTGGCGACACGATTGCCGCAATACAGAAGTATGGTATCGAAGATAAAGTCGATTATATTTCCACAGCAGGCGGTGCATTCTTAGAGTTTTTAGAAGGTAAGAAGCTACCAGCAGTTGAGATACTTGAGCAGAGAGCCTCGGCTTAA
- a CDS encoding YkvA family protein, with product MIEKLKSFTKHLKQEFEVYRLVLKHPQTPLPAKICLWLAIGYLLLPFDLIPDFIPVLGQLDDVVIIPLLLYIALFFIPKEIIQSCREQAKVII from the coding sequence GTGATTGAAAAGCTTAAATCCTTCACTAAACACCTCAAGCAGGAGTTTGAGGTTTATCGTTTAGTACTGAAACACCCCCAAACGCCTTTGCCCGCAAAGATTTGTTTATGGCTAGCAATAGGTTATCTGCTATTACCGTTTGACTTGATTCCGGACTTTATCCCAGTGTTAGGTCAGTTGGATGATGTCGTCATCATTCCGCTTTTGTTGTATATCGCACTATTCTTCATTCCCAAAGAAATTATTCAAAGCTGTCGAGAGCAGGCTAAAGTCATAATTTAG
- the ppa gene encoding inorganic diphosphatase: MSLNDVPTGKDVPNDFNVIIEIPMQGDPVKYEVDKESGAIFVDRFMGTAMQYPTNYGYVPHTLADDGDPVDVLVMTPVPLIPGVVVRCRPLGVLLMEDEAGLDAKVLAVPVEKVCGLYGHLKAHTDVSDWRLNMISHFFEHYKDLDKGKWVKINGWGDIDQAKKEILEGVANYNNAMVKPAF, encoded by the coding sequence ATGTCGTTAAATGATGTGCCAACCGGCAAAGACGTACCAAATGACTTCAATGTCATCATTGAAATCCCGATGCAAGGTGATCCAGTTAAGTATGAAGTTGATAAAGAAAGCGGTGCGATTTTTGTAGACCGTTTTATGGGTACTGCGATGCAATACCCGACCAATTACGGCTATGTGCCGCATACGCTTGCTGATGATGGCGACCCAGTAGATGTATTGGTGATGACACCAGTGCCTTTGATTCCAGGTGTAGTTGTGCGTTGCCGCCCATTAGGTGTGTTGTTGATGGAAGATGAAGCAGGCTTAGATGCTAAAGTGTTAGCGGTGCCAGTTGAAAAAGTATGTGGTTTATATGGTCATTTGAAAGCGCATACAGATGTTTCTGATTGGCGTTTGAATATGATTTCACACTTTTTTGAGCACTACAAAGATTTAGACAAAGGCAAATGGGTGAAAATTAACGGTTGGGGTGATATTGACCAAGCGAAAAAAGAGATTTTAGAAGGTGTAGCTAATTACAATAACGCTATGGTGAAACCAGCGTTTTAA
- the pyk gene encoding pyruvate kinase, protein MTLRKTKIVATLGPSSNSEEMLARMIMAGVNVVRLNFSHGSAEEHINRAEMVRAIALKLNRPIGVLCDLQGPKIRIGKFELGKITLKTGDIFILDSDCQLGNQDHVGLDYKTLPQEVVEGVILLLDDGRITMQVDRVKGNQIHCLVMNGGVLSNNKGINRLGGGLSAEALTEKDREDILTAVALEADYVALSFPRTALDVELARILVQQAGGKASIVAKIERAEAIDNLESIIDASDAIMVARGDLGVEVGDAAIPGLQKRMIRMAREQNKLVITATQMMESMITSPIPTRAEVSDVANAVLDGTDAIMLSAETAAGQYPLESVQAVHRVVMEAEKEYYIQPHVRRVEQVFLRTDEAIASAAIYTAQHLKVKAIAALTQSGNAAQWLSRADSEMPIYALSPDKYARRKLTLHRGVYPFPIEQGAKNRDEILQEMEQVLLQQKAVNLGDLVLLTFGEPIGSPGGTNTLKIVKIGENKQA, encoded by the coding sequence TTGACATTACGTAAAACAAAAATTGTTGCAACACTAGGCCCATCCTCAAACAGCGAGGAAATGCTGGCACGCATGATTATGGCTGGTGTAAACGTAGTGAGATTAAACTTTTCGCATGGTAGCGCAGAAGAGCATATTAATCGGGCAGAAATGGTACGTGCGATTGCCTTGAAATTAAACCGCCCGATAGGCGTGTTGTGTGATTTGCAAGGTCCCAAAATACGAATTGGTAAGTTTGAATTGGGTAAAATCACTTTAAAAACTGGTGACATTTTTATATTAGATTCTGATTGTCAGTTAGGCAATCAAGATCATGTCGGTTTGGATTACAAAACCCTGCCACAAGAGGTAGTAGAGGGCGTTATTCTACTATTGGATGATGGCCGTATTACCATGCAAGTGGATAGAGTAAAAGGCAATCAGATTCATTGCTTGGTGATGAATGGCGGCGTATTGAGCAACAATAAAGGCATTAATCGCCTTGGTGGTGGTTTATCAGCCGAAGCGCTCACGGAAAAAGATCGTGAAGATATTCTAACAGCCGTAGCATTAGAAGCTGATTATGTTGCTTTGTCTTTCCCAAGAACGGCTTTAGATGTAGAGCTTGCGCGCATCTTAGTGCAGCAAGCTGGTGGTAAAGCGAGTATTGTTGCCAAAATCGAGCGTGCAGAAGCGATTGATAATTTAGAATCTATTATTGATGCGTCAGATGCGATTATGGTTGCTCGAGGCGACTTGGGCGTGGAAGTTGGCGATGCTGCTATTCCAGGCTTGCAGAAACGCATGATACGCATGGCGCGTGAGCAAAACAAATTAGTGATCACCGCCACGCAAATGATGGAGTCTATGATTACCAGCCCGATTCCAACGCGTGCTGAAGTTTCTGATGTCGCTAATGCCGTGTTGGATGGCACTGATGCGATTATGCTATCGGCTGAAACGGCGGCAGGGCAGTATCCATTAGAAAGCGTGCAGGCGGTGCATCGCGTAGTGATGGAGGCTGAGAAAGAATATTATATTCAGCCTCATGTGCGCAGAGTGGAGCAAGTATTTCTTAGGACTGATGAAGCGATAGCCTCTGCTGCAATTTATACGGCGCAGCACTTAAAAGTGAAGGCGATTGCTGCACTTACGCAATCTGGAAATGCAGCACAATGGCTATCTCGTGCGGATTCAGAGATGCCTATCTATGCACTTTCACCAGATAAATATGCGCGTAGAAAGCTTACCCTGCACCGCGGTGTTTATCCATTTCCTATTGAGCAAGGCGCTAAAAATAGAGACGAAATTCTGCAGGAAATGGAGCAGGTCTTATTGCAACAAAAAGCGGTTAATTTAGGCGATTTGGTTTTACTCACATTCGGTGAGCCGATTGGCAGTCCGGGCGGTACAAATACACTTAAAATAGTGAAAATTGGTGAGAATAAACAAGCCTAG
- a CDS encoding phosphoribosylaminoimidazolesuccinocarboxamide synthase, with the protein MNTPLLETSIQSLKRIHQGKVRDIYDIDADTMLLVSTDRLSAFDVILPTGIANKGAMLTQMANFWFEKLKNVVPNHLTGIDPKSVVSNVAEQAQLGSRAVVVKKLKALPIEAIVRGYLVGSGWKEYKAKGTVCGIELPAGLQEASKLPTPIFTPSSKAAVGEHDENISLQQCADLIGKDMAEQVAKVAIALYQQAAEYALTRGIIIADTKFEFGLDANGVLHVMDEVLTPDSSRFWPADSYAVGSNPPSYDKQFVRDWLESTGWNKVAPAPALPADVAQKTSEKYMEAFERLTGHPLVAD; encoded by the coding sequence ATGAATACACCTTTACTAGAAACCTCCATTCAAAGTCTTAAACGTATCCACCAAGGTAAAGTGCGCGACATTTACGATATTGATGCCGACACCATGTTGTTAGTCAGCACAGATCGCCTCTCAGCTTTTGATGTGATATTGCCTACAGGCATTGCCAATAAGGGCGCGATGCTAACGCAGATGGCTAATTTCTGGTTTGAGAAACTTAAGAATGTTGTGCCAAATCATTTAACTGGGATTGATCCAAAGTCTGTGGTGAGTAACGTTGCAGAGCAAGCACAGCTGGGCTCACGTGCGGTAGTCGTGAAAAAGTTAAAAGCCTTGCCTATAGAAGCGATTGTGCGCGGTTATTTAGTAGGTAGCGGCTGGAAAGAATACAAGGCTAAAGGCACTGTGTGTGGCATTGAATTACCAGCTGGTCTGCAAGAAGCTTCTAAATTACCTACACCAATTTTTACGCCATCCAGCAAAGCCGCAGTAGGCGAGCATGATGAAAACATCAGCTTGCAACAATGTGCAGATTTGATTGGCAAAGACATGGCTGAACAAGTCGCAAAAGTTGCCATTGCGCTCTATCAACAGGCGGCGGAGTATGCGCTTACTCGCGGTATTATCATTGCCGATACTAAGTTTGAATTTGGTTTAGATGCCAATGGTGTATTGCATGTGATGGATGAAGTGTTAACGCCAGATTCATCACGTTTCTGGCCTGCTGATAGTTATGCCGTTGGCAGTAATCCACCAAGCTACGATAAGCAATTTGTGCGTGATTGGCTGGAAAGCACTGGCTGGAATAAGGTTGCGCCAGCGCCAGCTTTACCAGCAGATGTTGCACAAAAAACCAGTGAAAAATACATGGAAGCGTTTGAGCGTTTAACAGGTCATCCACTTGTTGCTGATTAA
- the gap gene encoding type I glyceraldehyde-3-phosphate dehydrogenase: MAIRVAINGFGRIGRMVFRAAIKDFTDIEVVAINDLLEPDYLAYMLKYDSVHGRFKGDVAVSGNHLVVNGKTIRLTAEKDPANLKWDEVQADIVIECTGFFLTQETCQKHIDAGAKKVVQSAPGKDDTPMFVYGVNHKEYKGEAIVSAASCTTNGLAPVVKVLNDAFGIKRGLMTTIHAATATQKTVDGPSNKDWRGGRGILENIIPSSTGAAKAVGKVIPALNKKLTGMAFRVPTSDVSVVDLTCELNSDATYEAICQAMKTASEGELKGVLGYTNEKVVSTDFRGETCPSVFDAEAGILLDPTFVKIVAWYDNEYGYTCNLMRLVQHIAK, from the coding sequence ATGGCAATTCGTGTAGCAATTAATGGTTTTGGTCGTATCGGTCGTATGGTGTTTCGCGCGGCAATCAAAGATTTCACTGATATTGAAGTGGTCGCAATTAACGATTTGTTAGAACCAGATTACTTGGCTTATATGCTTAAATATGACTCTGTACACGGTCGCTTCAAAGGCGATGTAGCTGTTAGTGGTAATCACTTAGTTGTGAATGGTAAAACGATACGTTTAACCGCTGAAAAAGATCCAGCAAACCTGAAGTGGGATGAGGTTCAGGCAGATATCGTGATTGAATGTACAGGTTTCTTTTTAACACAAGAAACTTGCCAAAAACACATTGATGCAGGCGCTAAAAAAGTAGTGCAGTCTGCGCCAGGTAAAGATGACACACCAATGTTTGTCTATGGTGTGAATCACAAAGAATATAAAGGTGAGGCGATTGTTTCAGCTGCTTCATGTACAACTAACGGCCTAGCGCCAGTGGTTAAAGTATTGAATGATGCTTTCGGCATTAAACGTGGCTTGATGACAACGATTCATGCAGCAACAGCCACGCAAAAAACGGTAGATGGACCATCCAACAAAGATTGGCGCGGTGGTCGCGGGATTTTAGAAAATATCATCCCATCTAGTACAGGCGCGGCAAAAGCCGTTGGTAAAGTGATTCCGGCATTGAATAAAAAGCTAACAGGTATGGCTTTCCGTGTACCAACTTCTGATGTTTCAGTCGTTGATTTAACTTGCGAGTTGAACAGTGATGCGACTTATGAAGCTATTTGCCAAGCCATGAAAACGGCTTCTGAAGGCGAATTAAAAGGCGTGCTTGGCTACACTAATGAGAAAGTGGTTTCTACCGATTTCCGTGGTGAAACTTGCCCATCTGTATTCGATGCAGAGGCTGGCATATTATTAGATCCAACTTTTGTAAAAATAGTCGCTTGGTATGACAATGAGTATGGTTACACCTGTAACTTGATGCGCTTGGTGCAACATATTGCCAAGTAA